Genomic window (Neorhizobium galegae bv. orientalis str. HAMBI 540):
GTCGGGATTTTCTCCCAGCTGCTGGCCGAGGATAAGGATCGAGTTGAGCGGCGTGCGCAGCTCGTGCGACATGTTGGCGAGGAACTCGGACTTGTATTTCGATGTCAGCGCCAGCTCGGTTGCCTTTTCTTCCAGCGCACGGCGGGCCTGCTCGATTTCCTGGTTCTTCGCCTCGACCTCGACATTTCGTTCTTCGAGCTGCTGCGCCTTTTGCTCAAGCTGCTCGTTGGTCTGCTGCAACTCCCTCTGCTGCGTCTGAAGCTCGGTCGCAAGCTGCTGGGATTGCTTGAGCAGACCTTCCGTCTGCATCGTCGCCTCGATCGAGTTGAGTACGATGCCGATCGAGGTCGTCAGCTGGTCCAGGAAGGAAAGCTGCAGCTCGGTGAATTCGCCGGCCGACGCAAGCTCGATCACCGCCTTGACCTGCCCTTCGAAGTGAACCGGCAGAACGATGGCACTTTTGGGAAGAGTCGAGAAAACCCCCGAGCTGATGGGAACGACATTGTCGGGAAGATTGGTCACCAGAATGCGACGGGCATCGATAGCGCATTGTCCAACCAGCCCCTGGCCGAACTCCAGACGCCGCGGATGTGCCGCACCGACCCCGTCCGCATAACTTGACAGCAGAGACAGGGTTGGCTGGTGATCCTCAGCGTCCACCTGATAGATCACACCTTGATGTGCCCCGACGAGGGGCGCGAGTTCCGAAAGCAGCATTTTCCCGACCAGCGTCAGGTCGCGCTGCCCCTGGAGCATGTTGGTGAATCTCGCCAGGTTCGTCTTCAGCCAATCCTGTTCGGTATTCTGCTCCGTCGTCAGGCGCAGGTTACCGATCATCGTATTGATGTTGTCTTTGAGCTCGGCGACTTCACCGCGCGCTTCCACCTGGATCGACCGCGTCAGGTCGCCCTTGGTGACGGCGGTCGCGACCTCGGCGATAGCCCGGACCTGGGTGGTCAGGTTGGCCGCCAGCAGGTTGACGTTACCGGTCAGATCTTTCCACGTGCCGGCAGTGCCCGGCACGTTCGCCTGACCGCCGAGGCGGCCTTCGACGCCCACTTCTCGGGCAACCGTCGTTACCTGGTCGGCGAAGGTCGCGAGCGTATTGGTCATGTTGTTGATGGTTTCGGCAAGCGCGGCGACCTCGCCCTTGGATGCGACGGTGAGGTTCTGCTTGAGATCGCCGTTGGCGACGGCGGTCACCACCTTGACGATGCCGCGAACCTGCTCGGTCAGATTGGCGGCCATGACGTTGACGGTATCGGTCAAATCTTTCCAGGTACCGGCGACGCCCGGCACCTGCGCCTGGCCGCCGAGCTTGCCCTCGGTGCCGACTTCGCGCGCCACGCGCGTGACTTCGCCCGCAAAGGCGTTCAGCTGATCGACCATCGTGTTGATGGTATTCTTCAGTTCGAGAATTTCGCCCTTCACATCCACGGTGATCTTGCGCGACAGGTCGCCTCGCGCGACGGCTGTCGTCACTTCGGCGATATTGCGGACCTGCGTGGTCAGATTGGCAGCAAGCAGGTTGACGTTGTCGGTCAGATCCTTCCAGGTTCCCGCGACGCCCGGCACGACCGCCTGGCCGCCAAGACGGCCGTCAGTGCCGACCTCGCGCGCCACGCGCGTCACTTCGCCCGCGAACGACCGCAGCTGGTCGACCATCGTGTTGAGGGTGTCCTTCAACAGCAGGATTTCACCCCGGACGTCGACGGTGATCTTGCGCGACAAGTCGCCATTGGCAATCGCGGTGGCGACCTCGGCGATATTGCGCACCTGGGCCGTCAGGTTGCCGGCCATCGAGTTCACCGAATCCGTCAGATCCTTCCAGGTACCCGCGACGCCCGAGACCTGCGCCTGGCCGCCGAGCTTGCCTTCGGTGCCCACCTCGCGTGCGACACGCGTCACTTCCCCGGCAAAGGCGTTGAGCTGGTCCACCATCGTGTTGATGGTATTTTTCAGTTCCAGGATTTCGCCCTTCACGTCGACGGTGATCTTGCGCGACAGATCTCCTCGCGCAACTGCAGTCGTCACTTCCGCAATGTTACGCACCTGACCGGTGAGGTTGGAGGCCATCGAGTTGACGTTCTCGGTCAGATCCTTCCAGGTGCCGGCAACACCCGGCACCTGAGCCTGGCCGCCGAGCTTGCCTTCGGTGCCCACTTCGCGCGCCACACGCGTCACTTCGGAAGCGAACCGGTTGAGCTGGTCCACCATCGTGTTGAGGGTTTCCTTGAGCTGCAGGATTTCTCCCTTCACGTCGACGGTGATCTTGCGCGAAAGGTCGCCGTTGGCGATCGCGGTCGAGACCTCGGCGATGTTGCGGACCTGCGCCGTCAGATTACCGGCCATCGAGTTCACCGAATCCGTCAGATCCTTCCACGTTCCGGCAACACCCAAAACGTTCGCCTGGCCGCCGAGCCGCCCTTCAGTCCCGACCTCTCGGGCGACACGCGTCACCTCCCCGGCAAAGCCGTTGAGCTGGTCCACCATCGTGTTGATGGTCTCCTTCAGCTCCAGAATTTCGCCGGACACCGTCACGGTAATCTTCTTTGACAGGTCGCCCTGGGCGACGGCAGTCGCAACTTCAGCGATGTTGCGCACCTGGCCGGTGAGGTTGGAAGCCATGGAGTTGACCGAGTCGGTCAGATCCTTCCAGGTTCCCGCGACGCCGCGCACATTCGCCTGGCCGCCAAGCCGACCCTCGGTCCCCACTTCGCGCGCAACGCGCGTCACTTCGGACGCAAACGCGTTGAGCTGGTCGACCATGGTGTTGATGGTCTCCTTCAGCTCCAGGATTTCGCCCTTCACGTCGACGGTGATCTTCTTCGACAAGTCACCATTGGCGATTGCCGTGGAGACCTCGGCAATGTTGCGGACCTGTGCCGTCAGGTTCCCGGCCATAGAGTTGACGTTCTCCGTCAGGTCCTTCCAGGTACCTGCGACACCGCGGACGTTTGCCTGCCCGCCGAGCCGTCCTTCCGTTCCCACTTCGCGGGCGACGCGCGTCACCTCCGAGGCGAATGCATTCAGCTGATCGACCATCGTGTTGATGGTTTCCTTGAGTTCCAGGATTTCACCCGAAACCGTGACCGTGATCTTTTTCGACAAGTCGCCATTGGCGATTGCGGTCGACACTTCGGCGATGTTGCGGACTTGGGCCGTAAGATTGGAGGCCATGGAATTGACGTTGTCGGTCAAGTCCTTCCAGGTTCCGGCGACGCCCGGCACCTGAGCCTGGCCGCCCAGGCGGCCTTCGGTGCCCACTTCGCGGGCAACGCGCGTCACCTCCCCGGCAAAGCCGTTGAGCTGGTCGACCATCGTATTGATGGTTTCCTTTAGTTCCAGGATTTCGCCGGACACATCGACGGTGATCTTTCGCGAAAGGTCGCCGCGGGCGACGGCGGTCGTCACCTGGGCGATGTTTCGCACCTGCGCCGTCAGGTTACCGCACATTGCGTTGACCGAGTCGGTCAAATCCTTCCACGTGCCCGCAACGCCCGGCACAAGGGCCTGGCCACCCAGCTTTCCTTCCGTGCCGACCTCTCGTGCAACGCGCGTCACTTCCGACGCGAAGGAGCGGAGCTGGTCAACCATCGTGTTGATGGCTTCCTTCAGCTGCAGGATTTCGCCTCGAACATCGACGGTGATCTTTTTGGAAAGATCGCCATTGGCGACTGCGATCGTGACGTCCGCGATATTACGGACCTGAGCGGTCAGGTTCGAAGCCATCGAATTGACGCTCTCGGTCAAGTCTTTCCAAACGCCGGTGACTTCCGGAACCTGAGCCTGTCCACCCAATTTGCCGTCCGTGCCGACCTCGCGGGCAACGCGCGTCACTTCGGATGTGAAGACGCTCAGCTGCTTGATCATCGTGTTGACGATCTCGGCTGAACGCAGGAATTCCCCTTTCAGCGGTCGCCCATCGACGTCAAGCGGAACCGTCTGCAGCAGGTCGCCTTTGGCGACCGCCGTGATCGTGCGGGTGACCGCCGTCGTCGGCCACAGCAAGTCATCGATCAGGGTGTTGATCGACCCTTCCATGTCCGCCCAGGCTCCATCGGAAAGTCCAAATCTAACGCGGGTGCTGGTGCGCCCATCCCGCCCGACCACTTGGCCGACGTTTTCAAGCTGAGCGGCCATTTTCTGGTTGGCCGCGATGATGTCGTTCAATGTATCTGCAATTTTTCCGGTGACTCCGGTCATGTCGGACCGCATCCGGACCGAAAAGTCTCCTCGTCTCATCACCAGGAGAGCTTCAAGCAGGGCGCGGGCATCTTCGTCCGCCATCACCGCCACATTCACATCTGAAAGGTCGCCAGAATCCACGCCACTGTGCTGAACGTCATTGCCCTGTCTCGCCACCGAAGCCCCCTGCCTTAGAGTGCCATTTAATCTAGCGCAGGATTTCAAAAAGACTACTGGCCGGGCGCACTCCGCCTCCGGCGTCAACAAGCAAATTCCGCTCGCTTATGGGACGCTAATTGCAGCAAGTGAAGGCCCGGAAAAATACGACCCAACCGGTCGATCCGGCACGCGAGCCATGGCTAAATTTGTCAAATACCGCAGTTATACGATTGACAATACGAGCAAATTTCGCTCAAAAAAGATAACAACAGATCATGTGGTCTAATATGCTGGTTATTCTCGCCGACGACCTGACTGGCGCGCTTGATTGCGCAGCACCGTTTGCCGGCAGGGGTTTGCATACTGAAATCGCGTTGAGCGCCGAGGCTATCGAGTGGGCCCTGCAAATGAGGCCCGCGGTTCTTTCAATCAACCTCGGATCTCGCGAAGTCGGGGCGGAGGCTGCGCGGCAGGCGACTGGTGCGGCCTTGTCGTCCCTGCCATCGGACATCGTGCTGTTCAAGAAGATCGATTCCCGCCTCAAGGGCAATATCGCCGCCGAGCTCGACGCCACGCCTTTTCACCTGATGCTAGTCGCTCCCGCGATACCTGATTTCGGACGGAATGTGCGAACCGGACATGTCGAAGGTTTCGGCCTGGACAAGCCGCTGAATGTCGCCGATGCGCTTGGCGTTCATGCCGAACGCGCCATCATTCCCGATACCCTTTCACAGGAAGACATGTCCGCGGCTCTGGCAATTGGTCGCGAGGCCGGGGCCGATCTTCTTGTCGGCGCCAGGGGTCTCGCCGAGGCGCTGGCATGTCATATGACCGGCCGTCAGGCCGCCGAACCGGCCCTGCCTAAACCGGGCCCTGCCCTTTTTGTCATCGGCTCGAGAGATCCGATCACGCTTGCGCAAGTCGAGGAACTGCGCCAGGCGGTGGTGCTTGACTATATTGCCGCGCCGAACGGACGTCTGAAAGGGGTTCTTCCACCCCAGCATTCCGTGACACTGGTTCAGGCCACGCCGGATGGAAAGGACGATCCGCCGCTTCTGGTATCGGACAGGATGGCGGCGAGCATAGTCCCGGGCATGACCGCACCAGCCGCCACTCTGCTTCTGTCGGGCGGGGCGACTGCCGAGGCTGTCCTGAAGGCAATGAATGTCTCGAGATTCCAGCTTCTCGGCGAATGTCTGCCGGGCCTTGGCTTGGCTTATATCGATGGCCAATGCATCATCGCCAAATCCGGCGGATTCGGCACGCCGGGCACATTGTGCGAGATAGCAAGAATAGCCAAGGGCGAGAAGGATTGAACGATGGGGCTTGAGAGCGGCACTGCCCGCAAGGGCCTTCCCGATATCGTCTTTGAGCGGATGTTGCGCGCGATCAAGTCGGGGGCGTACAAGCCGGACGAACGGTTGCCGACCGAACACGAGCTGGCCAACGAATTCGAAGTGTCGCGGCCGGTCATCCGGGAAGCGCTGAGGCGGTTGCGCGAGCAGGGACTGATCTATTCGAGACGCGGTGCCGGCAGCTTCGTGCGTGCGCTCGGCCTGCGTGAACCGCTCGGATTCGGCCAGCTGGAAAACGTCGCCGATCTCCTCAACTGTTATGAATTTCGCATGACGCTTGAGCCAGCGGCAGCGGCAGCGGCGGCAGCGCGTCATGACAAGGAGAGCCTGGCGGCGATAAAACGGGCTCTGGAATTGCTGCGCGATGCCACGAACCGCCAGGCCCATCGGGAAGATGCCGACTACCAGTTCCATCTGGCCATCGCGCGTGCGGCTCAGAACAACTACTTCTCGACGGCGATGGAAGCCCTGAAAGACCACATTGCCATGGGCATGAAATTCCACGGAGCCTCCGTCAAAAGAGAAGCCACCGGACTGGCGAAGGTGTTCGGCGAGCATGAGGCAATCGCCGATGCGATCACTCGCAGAGACCAGGAAGGGTCGCGGCAATTGATGCTGGACCACTTGAAGGGTTCACGCGAGCGACTGTTTCAGTCGTCGCACCGATAAAACCTGGATGCGTCATCTGGAAATCGGCCATCCGGCAGCATACCGCCGGATGGCCGTTCCTTCAAAATGCCGCCTCGTAGATTCCCAGCACATCCTGGACACTCATTTCGGCCGGGTTGTTATCCATCAGCCGACGGATGGCATGCGCCTCCGAAGCGTAGAGGGAAAGTTCCTCCTGCTTGGCGCCATGAGCCGCCAGCGACATCTGGATGCCAAGCCCTCCGCAGAAATCGTAGGCTGAAGAGCGCAATTCGTCCGAGGAGAGGTGATCGCCAAGGCCCAATGCTGCAGCCACTTCCGCAGTCTTCGCGGCAACGACCGGCTGATTGAAAGCCAGGACATGCGGGAAAACG
Coding sequences:
- a CDS encoding HAMP domain-containing protein, with translation MADEDARALLEALLVMRRGDFSVRMRSDMTGVTGKIADTLNDIIAANQKMAAQLENVGQVVGRDGRTSTRVRFGLSDGAWADMEGSINTLIDDLLWPTTAVTRTITAVAKGDLLQTVPLDVDGRPLKGEFLRSAEIVNTMIKQLSVFTSEVTRVAREVGTDGKLGGQAQVPEVTGVWKDLTESVNSMASNLTAQVRNIADVTIAVANGDLSKKITVDVRGEILQLKEAINTMVDQLRSFASEVTRVAREVGTEGKLGGQALVPGVAGTWKDLTDSVNAMCGNLTAQVRNIAQVTTAVARGDLSRKITVDVSGEILELKETINTMVDQLNGFAGEVTRVAREVGTEGRLGGQAQVPGVAGTWKDLTDNVNSMASNLTAQVRNIAEVSTAIANGDLSKKITVTVSGEILELKETINTMVDQLNAFASEVTRVAREVGTEGRLGGQANVRGVAGTWKDLTENVNSMAGNLTAQVRNIAEVSTAIANGDLSKKITVDVKGEILELKETINTMVDQLNAFASEVTRVAREVGTEGRLGGQANVRGVAGTWKDLTDSVNSMASNLTGQVRNIAEVATAVAQGDLSKKITVTVSGEILELKETINTMVDQLNGFAGEVTRVAREVGTEGRLGGQANVLGVAGTWKDLTDSVNSMAGNLTAQVRNIAEVSTAIANGDLSRKITVDVKGEILQLKETLNTMVDQLNRFASEVTRVAREVGTEGKLGGQAQVPGVAGTWKDLTENVNSMASNLTGQVRNIAEVTTAVARGDLSRKITVDVKGEILELKNTINTMVDQLNAFAGEVTRVAREVGTEGKLGGQAQVSGVAGTWKDLTDSVNSMAGNLTAQVRNIAEVATAIANGDLSRKITVDVRGEILLLKDTLNTMVDQLRSFAGEVTRVAREVGTDGRLGGQAVVPGVAGTWKDLTDNVNLLAANLTTQVRNIAEVTTAVARGDLSRKITVDVKGEILELKNTINTMVDQLNAFAGEVTRVAREVGTEGKLGGQAQVPGVAGTWKDLTDTVNVMAANLTEQVRGIVKVVTAVANGDLKQNLTVASKGEVAALAETINNMTNTLATFADQVTTVAREVGVEGRLGGQANVPGTAGTWKDLTGNVNLLAANLTTQVRAIAEVATAVTKGDLTRSIQVEARGEVAELKDNINTMIGNLRLTTEQNTEQDWLKTNLARFTNMLQGQRDLTLVGKMLLSELAPLVGAHQGVIYQVDAEDHQPTLSLLSSYADGVGAAHPRRLEFGQGLVGQCAIDARRILVTNLPDNVVPISSGVFSTLPKSAIVLPVHFEGQVKAVIELASAGEFTELQLSFLDQLTTSIGIVLNSIEATMQTEGLLKQSQQLATELQTQQRELQQTNEQLEQKAQQLEERNVEVEAKNQEIEQARRALEEKATELALTSKYKSEFLANMSHELRTPLNSILILGQQLGENPDGNLSGKQVEFAKTIHGAGTDLLNLISDILDLSKIESGTVSVDAEEIFITNLLEMMSRPFRHEAENRDLSYMVEIGEDVPRSIITDSKRLQQILKNLLSNAFKFTAQGGVTLKVAPVTEGWSLDHSSLKHAPSVIAFEVTDTGIGIPPEKQRIIFEAFQQADASTSRKYGGTGLGLAISRELANLLGGEIQLRSTPGVGSTFVLYLPLTYVGASPASRSLPTHSNVVQLAEAAAARRADKPTEQVEDDRGEIQPGDAVLLIVEDDPHYARVLVDLAHDSGFKVLVATRGGEALNLAQEYKPAAISLDIFLPDMLGWTVLSQLKQSAATRHIPVQIISLDEDRQHGLTRGAFAFMSKPTTTDSLGKAFLRLKNYSEPRRKRLLLVEDSEAERLSVTALLSHDDIDIESVGSGAEALAALKEDPADCVVLDLTLPDMSGFEVLEKIRDDDDIAEVPVVVFTGRELSPEEDAQLHTMARSVVVKGVESPERLLDETALFLHRVVADMPAAKQAMLEELHSSDEDLIGETVLLVDDDARNIFALSSVLERRGMRVLTATTGSEAIDFIQKDRAIAIVLMDIMMPGMDGYETTQVIRSDPRFRRLPILALTAKAMKGDREKCLEAGASDYLAKPVNTEQLLSALRMWLHR
- a CDS encoding four-carbon acid sugar kinase family protein; the protein is MLVILADDLTGALDCAAPFAGRGLHTEIALSAEAIEWALQMRPAVLSINLGSREVGAEAARQATGAALSSLPSDIVLFKKIDSRLKGNIAAELDATPFHLMLVAPAIPDFGRNVRTGHVEGFGLDKPLNVADALGVHAERAIIPDTLSQEDMSAALAIGREAGADLLVGARGLAEALACHMTGRQAAEPALPKPGPALFVIGSRDPITLAQVEELRQAVVLDYIAAPNGRLKGVLPPQHSVTLVQATPDGKDDPPLLVSDRMAASIVPGMTAPAATLLLSGGATAEAVLKAMNVSRFQLLGECLPGLGLAYIDGQCIIAKSGGFGTPGTLCEIARIAKGEKD
- a CDS encoding FadR/GntR family transcriptional regulator, whose amino-acid sequence is MGLESGTARKGLPDIVFERMLRAIKSGAYKPDERLPTEHELANEFEVSRPVIREALRRLREQGLIYSRRGAGSFVRALGLREPLGFGQLENVADLLNCYEFRMTLEPAAAAAAAARHDKESLAAIKRALELLRDATNRQAHREDADYQFHLAIARAAQNNYFSTAMEALKDHIAMGMKFHGASVKREATGLAKVFGEHEAIADAITRRDQEGSRQLMLDHLKGSRERLFQSSHR